A region of Plantactinospora sp. BC1 DNA encodes the following proteins:
- a CDS encoding NAD(P)H-hydrate dehydratase yields MRAAWRVADVRAAERALMATLPAGTLMQRAAGGLAGHCARLLAERGGGVYGARVLLLVGSGDNGGDTLYAGARLAGRGAAVSALLLAPERVHQGGLAALRAAGGRIVDGLPDRADLVLDGIVGIGGSGGLREPAARLVAGLPGLTGRSGDRPPVVAVDVPSGVEVDTGDVPRSVGLPSTVTADLTVTFGCLKSALVVGPAAPRAGRVELVDIGLGPSLRGTPAVRVTEWSDVSDWWPRLGPEEEKYSRGVVGLATGSATYPGAAVLSVGGAVAGPTGMIRYAGGARAEVLRRYPSVVAADRVTEAGRVQAWVCGSGLGTDDAAATELRCVLAAPVPVVLDADALTLLVDGSMAERLRERDAPIVVTPHDREYARLCGEPPRDRVAAALQLASWMNAVVLLKGDRTVVATPDGQAFANPTGTPALATAGTGDVLAGLLGSLLAAGVPAERAAAAAAYLHGLAGQEAARRGPVVAADVAAALRRVIARLPR; encoded by the coding sequence ATGAGGGCCGCGTGGCGGGTGGCGGACGTACGCGCCGCCGAACGCGCCCTGATGGCCACCCTGCCGGCCGGCACCCTGATGCAGCGGGCTGCCGGCGGGCTGGCCGGGCACTGCGCCCGTTTGCTCGCCGAGCGGGGCGGCGGGGTCTACGGCGCCCGGGTGCTGCTGCTGGTCGGCTCCGGCGACAACGGCGGCGACACCCTCTACGCGGGTGCCCGGCTCGCCGGCCGGGGTGCGGCGGTGAGCGCGCTGCTGCTGGCGCCGGAGCGGGTGCACCAGGGCGGCCTGGCGGCGCTGCGGGCGGCCGGTGGGCGGATCGTCGACGGGCTGCCGGACCGGGCCGACCTGGTGCTGGACGGGATCGTCGGGATCGGCGGCTCGGGCGGGCTGCGCGAGCCGGCCGCCCGGCTGGTGGCCGGGCTGCCCGGCCTGACCGGCCGGTCCGGAGACCGGCCGCCCGTGGTCGCGGTGGACGTGCCGAGCGGCGTCGAGGTGGACACCGGCGACGTGCCGCGCTCCGTCGGCCTGCCCAGCACGGTGACCGCGGACCTGACGGTCACCTTCGGCTGCCTCAAGTCCGCCCTGGTGGTCGGCCCGGCCGCACCCCGGGCCGGGCGGGTCGAGCTGGTCGACATCGGGCTCGGCCCGTCGCTGCGGGGCACCCCGGCGGTACGCGTCACCGAGTGGTCGGACGTGTCCGACTGGTGGCCCCGGCTCGGCCCGGAGGAGGAGAAATACAGCCGGGGCGTGGTCGGGCTGGCCACCGGCTCGGCGACGTACCCGGGTGCCGCGGTGCTCTCGGTCGGCGGCGCGGTCGCCGGACCGACCGGCATGATCCGGTACGCCGGTGGCGCCCGCGCCGAGGTGCTGCGCCGCTATCCCTCGGTGGTCGCCGCCGACCGGGTCACCGAGGCCGGCCGGGTGCAGGCCTGGGTCTGCGGCTCCGGGCTCGGCACCGACGATGCGGCCGCCACCGAGCTGCGCTGCGTACTCGCCGCACCGGTGCCGGTGGTGCTGGACGCGGACGCGCTCACCCTGCTGGTCGACGGCTCGATGGCCGAGCGGCTGCGGGAGCGGGACGCGCCGATCGTGGTCACCCCGCACGACCGCGAGTACGCCCGGCTCTGCGGCGAGCCGCCCCGGGACCGGGTCGCCGCCGCGCTGCAACTGGCCAGCTGGATGAACGCGGTGGTGCTGCTCAAGGGCGACCGGACGGTGGTCGCCACCCCGGACGGGCAGGCCTTCGCCAACCCGACCGGCACCCCGGCGCTCGCCACCGCCGGCACCGGCGACGTGCTGGCCGGGTTGCTGGGCTCGCTGCTCGCCGCCGGAGTGCCGGCCGAGCGGGCGGCGGCCGCCGCCGCGTACCTGCACGGGCTGGCCGGGCAGGAGGCCGCCCGGCGCGGGCCGGTCGTCGCCGCCGACGTGGCCGCCGCGCTGCGCCGGGTGATCGCCAGGCTGCCCCGGTGA
- the alr gene encoding alanine racemase: MWQAEVRVDLDAIRDNVSRLRSGTSAELMAVVKGDAYGHGMLPAAGAALDAGADWLGVCTLDEALTLRRAGITAPVLAWLLAPGLPLHDGVAADVDLAAASLGQLAELVAAAERAGRPARAHLKIDTGLSRGGATLDDWPELLDAAAKAQADGLIEVVGLWSHLVYADAPTHATTDRQLAVFTEGLALAERAGLRPRLRHLANSAATLTRPDTHFDLVRPGIAMYGLSPVPGEQFGLRPAMTAQARVTLTKRVPAGTGVSYGHTYHTERETTLAVVPLGYADGVPRHASNVGPVQLAGARRRIAGRVCMDQIVLDCGDDPVVPGDVATLFGDGAAGVPTADDWAEAIGTINYEIVTRFGGVRVPRVYDGRQP; encoded by the coding sequence ATGTGGCAGGCCGAGGTACGCGTCGATCTTGACGCGATCCGCGACAACGTGTCCCGACTGCGGTCCGGGACGAGCGCCGAGCTGATGGCCGTGGTCAAGGGTGACGCGTACGGCCACGGCATGCTCCCGGCCGCCGGGGCGGCGCTCGACGCCGGGGCCGACTGGCTGGGTGTCTGCACCCTGGACGAGGCGTTGACGCTGCGCCGGGCCGGGATCACCGCACCGGTGCTGGCCTGGCTGTTGGCGCCCGGGCTGCCGCTGCACGACGGGGTGGCCGCCGACGTCGACCTGGCCGCCGCCAGCCTGGGCCAGCTCGCCGAACTGGTCGCCGCCGCCGAGCGCGCCGGCCGGCCGGCCCGGGCCCACCTCAAGATCGACACGGGCCTCTCCCGGGGCGGCGCGACCCTGGACGACTGGCCCGAGCTGCTCGACGCGGCGGCGAAGGCCCAGGCCGACGGGCTGATCGAGGTGGTCGGGCTCTGGAGTCACCTGGTCTACGCCGACGCGCCGACGCACGCCACCACCGACCGGCAGCTCGCGGTCTTCACCGAGGGACTCGCCCTGGCCGAGCGGGCCGGGCTGCGCCCCCGGCTGCGGCACCTGGCCAACTCGGCGGCCACGCTGACCCGGCCGGACACCCACTTCGACCTGGTCCGTCCCGGCATCGCGATGTACGGGCTGTCGCCGGTCCCCGGCGAGCAGTTCGGGCTGCGGCCGGCGATGACCGCGCAGGCCCGGGTGACGTTGACCAAGCGGGTGCCCGCCGGCACCGGCGTCTCCTACGGGCACACGTACCACACCGAGCGGGAGACGACGCTTGCCGTCGTGCCGCTGGGCTATGCCGACGGGGTGCCCCGGCACGCCTCCAACGTCGGCCCGGTCCAGCTCGCCGGTGCCCGGCGGCGAATTGCCGGCCGGGTCTGCATGGACCAGATCGTGCTCGACTGCGGCGACGACCCGGTCGTCCCCGGCGACGTGGCGACGCTCTTCGGCGACGGTGCGGCGGGGGTACCGACCGCCGACGACTGGGCCGAGGCGATCGGCACCATCAACTACGAGATCGTCACCCGGTTCGGCGGGGTCCGGGTGCCCCGGGTGTACGACGGACGGCAGCCGTGA
- a CDS encoding alpha/beta fold hydrolase: protein MAGIIGAAAGVAAAGIAAGVAAERAVVRRSKTAPGDRYATEPFGTLPYDESCIVSTADGTDIHVEMVGPPPGPGRPTLVFVHGFCLDMGTFHFQRRMLTELGEDRLVFYDQPGHGRSGRLESGEYQLQALGETLRSVIDRTAPTGPLVLVGHSMGGMTIMAFAERYPELFAERVIGTVLMATSGGLVAETKFGLPTIVARAGAPLLPVVDNATRLTGSVLDRARRASANLAWLLTRRYGFGTPTPSPALVSYVEKMNSRTSTETVARYLRTIYTHARYPVLAALRDSPTLVIVGERDMITPVTHSEEIVRWLPDAEYVKVPDSGHVVMLEHADEVNRALLDFLDRLPGRGRD from the coding sequence GTGGCCGGGATCATCGGCGCGGCGGCCGGGGTCGCGGCGGCCGGCATCGCCGCCGGGGTGGCCGCCGAACGGGCGGTGGTACGCCGTTCCAAGACCGCTCCCGGCGACCGGTACGCGACGGAGCCCTTCGGCACGCTGCCCTACGACGAGTCCTGCATCGTCTCCACCGCCGACGGCACCGACATCCACGTCGAGATGGTGGGCCCGCCGCCCGGTCCGGGGCGGCCGACGCTGGTCTTCGTGCACGGTTTCTGCCTGGACATGGGGACCTTCCACTTCCAGCGCAGGATGCTGACCGAGCTGGGCGAGGACCGGCTGGTCTTCTACGACCAGCCGGGACACGGGCGGTCCGGCCGACTGGAGTCCGGCGAATACCAGCTCCAGGCGCTCGGCGAGACGCTCCGCTCGGTGATCGACCGGACCGCGCCGACCGGGCCGCTGGTGCTGGTCGGGCACTCGATGGGCGGCATGACCATCATGGCGTTCGCGGAGCGCTATCCGGAGCTCTTCGCCGAGCGGGTGATCGGTACCGTGCTGATGGCCACCTCGGGCGGGCTGGTGGCGGAGACGAAGTTCGGCCTGCCGACGATCGTGGCCCGGGCCGGCGCACCGCTGCTGCCGGTGGTCGACAACGCCACCCGGCTGACCGGCAGCGTCCTCGACCGGGCCCGGCGCGCCTCGGCCAACCTGGCCTGGCTGCTCACCCGCCGGTACGGCTTCGGCACCCCGACGCCCAGCCCGGCGCTGGTCTCCTACGTGGAGAAGATGAACTCGCGGACCTCCACCGAGACGGTGGCCCGCTATCTGCGCACCATCTACACCCATGCCCGCTATCCGGTGCTGGCCGCGCTGCGGGACAGTCCGACGCTGGTGATCGTGGGCGAGCGGGACATGATCACACCGGTCACCCACTCCGAGGAGATCGTCCGCTGGCTGCCGGACGCCGAGTACGTCAAGGTGCCCGACAGCGGGCACGTGGTGATGCTGGAACACGCCGACGAGGTCAACCGGGCGCTGCTGGACTTCCTCGACCGGCTGCCCGGCCGAGGAAGGGATTGA
- the tsaE gene encoding tRNA (adenosine(37)-N6)-threonylcarbamoyltransferase complex ATPase subunit type 1 TsaE, with protein sequence MSDALRGTELVRELPTVAQTHEFGRRLGRLLRPGDLLVLTGPLGAGKTALVQGIAAGLGVLGEITSPTFVIARVHRPDPARGGRVTLVHADAYRLGEAVDPRAEIDDLDLDASVDEAVTVVEWGEGMVEHLVDTHLRVVIDRRDDDTRRIELVPFGGDWADRLAELR encoded by the coding sequence ATGAGTGACGCGTTGCGCGGTACCGAGCTGGTCCGCGAGCTGCCGACGGTGGCGCAGACCCACGAGTTCGGGCGGCGGCTGGGCCGGCTGCTCCGCCCCGGGGACCTGTTGGTGCTGACCGGCCCGCTGGGCGCCGGCAAGACCGCGCTGGTGCAGGGGATCGCGGCCGGTCTGGGGGTACTCGGCGAGATCACCTCGCCGACCTTCGTGATCGCCCGGGTGCACCGGCCCGATCCGGCTCGGGGCGGTCGGGTCACGCTGGTGCACGCCGACGCGTACCGGCTGGGCGAAGCCGTCGACCCCCGGGCCGAGATCGACGACCTCGACCTGGACGCCTCGGTCGACGAGGCGGTCACCGTGGTCGAGTGGGGCGAGGGCATGGTCGAGCACCTGGTGGACACGCATCTGCGGGTGGTCATCGACCGGCGGGACGACGACACCCGGCGGATCGAGCTGGTGCCGTTCGGTGGCGACTGGGCCGACCGTCTCGCCGAGCTGCGCTGA
- a CDS encoding uracil-DNA glycosylase, with protein sequence MTLDLPALLPPAWRAALDPHLDPAQTAALGEFVAGEYATQTVFPPLEDLFTAYRLCAPEDCRVLILGQDPYHRAGQAHGLSFSVRDGVSVPPSLRNVFKELADDLGVPVSRSGNLTRWASQGVLLLNAVLTVRQATPGSHANRGWEAFTDATIKALDARPDRVVFLLWGGYARKKAALVTNPAHVVLEAGHPSPMNPRGFLGSRPFSACNKALADAGRPTVDWDLSAR encoded by the coding sequence ATGACCCTGGATCTTCCGGCCCTGCTGCCCCCGGCCTGGCGGGCGGCGCTGGACCCGCACCTCGATCCGGCCCAGACCGCCGCGTTGGGCGAGTTCGTCGCCGGGGAATACGCGACCCAGACCGTCTTCCCCCCGCTGGAGGATCTCTTCACGGCCTACCGGCTCTGCGCCCCGGAGGACTGCCGGGTGCTGATCCTCGGCCAGGATCCCTACCACAGGGCGGGTCAGGCGCACGGGCTCAGCTTCAGCGTCCGGGACGGCGTCTCCGTGCCACCGTCGCTGCGCAACGTCTTCAAGGAGCTGGCCGACGATCTCGGGGTGCCGGTGTCGCGCAGCGGCAACCTGACCCGCTGGGCGAGCCAGGGCGTGCTGCTGCTCAACGCCGTGTTGACCGTCCGGCAGGCTACTCCGGGATCGCACGCCAACAGGGGCTGGGAGGCCTTCACCGACGCCACCATCAAGGCCCTCGACGCCCGCCCGGACCGGGTCGTCTTCCTGCTCTGGGGCGGCTACGCCCGCAAGAAGGCGGCCCTGGTCACCAACCCGGCGCACGTGGTGCTGGAGGCCGGCCACCCCAGCCCGATGAACCCTCGCGGTTTCCTCGGCAGCCGCCCCTTCAGCGCCTGCAACAAGGCGCTCGCCGACGCCGGTCGGCCCACCGTCGACTGGGACCTCTCGGCCCGTTGA
- a CDS encoding helix-turn-helix domain-containing protein, with protein MPTSRLTALIGTTLRQQRELRGLTQHALARLAGTDRSTVTRIEQGERAPTVAMLEKLLAALGLQLTVGVEPLDSEIDTRIDELAARSVAERVDAVGLDRMLDRLAELPHVLTGTTAALLQGAPVPVGDLEMAVAWRDAERFADWLERHYAQRWNPAWEEFGYLPTDPRDPGEHRWQVVGGVLRAGMCEELPEAIEVRHSDRSYRVVPLALVEATEPATAELLRRWRARLARTD; from the coding sequence ATGCCCACATCCCGGCTGACCGCCCTGATCGGCACGACACTGCGGCAGCAGCGCGAGCTACGTGGCCTCACCCAGCACGCGCTGGCCCGGCTGGCCGGCACCGATCGGTCGACGGTGACCCGGATCGAGCAGGGCGAGCGGGCGCCGACCGTGGCGATGCTGGAGAAACTGCTGGCCGCGCTCGGCCTCCAGCTCACCGTCGGCGTCGAGCCGCTCGATAGCGAGATCGACACCCGGATCGACGAGTTGGCGGCCCGGAGTGTGGCGGAGCGGGTCGACGCGGTCGGTCTGGACCGGATGCTGGACCGCCTCGCGGAGCTGCCACACGTGTTGACCGGGACCACGGCCGCCCTGTTGCAGGGTGCGCCGGTGCCGGTGGGCGACCTGGAAATGGCGGTGGCCTGGCGGGACGCCGAACGGTTCGCGGATTGGCTGGAGCGCCACTACGCCCAGCGCTGGAACCCGGCGTGGGAGGAGTTCGGCTACCTACCCACCGATCCGCGCGACCCCGGCGAGCACCGCTGGCAGGTGGTCGGTGGCGTGCTGCGGGCCGGCATGTGCGAGGAACTGCCGGAGGCGATCGAGGTCCGACACAGCGACCGGAGCTATCGGGTGGTGCCGCTCGCGCTGGTCGAGGCGACCGAGCCGGCCACCGCCGAACTGCTGCGGCGGTGGCGGGCCCGGCTCGCTCGAACGGACTGA
- the tsaB gene encoding tRNA (adenosine(37)-N6)-threonylcarbamoyltransferase complex dimerization subunit type 1 TsaB, with translation MLVLVLDSSTPAVTAALAEITADAVSPRGERSVVDARAHGELLAPQVSEVLAEAGARPADLAAVVAGVGPGPFTGLRVGLVTAATMGQVLGIPTYGVPSLDAIGWAATHPRSGAAPEVGPVLAATDARRREIYWAVYDLAGERLAGPEVDVPAAVAQRARDLGVRVAVGEGAHRYADILGLPPRAGLDYPPPYALAELAAERVRAGAPGEQLTPLYLRRPDAVAATGRKPVLR, from the coding sequence GTGCTCGTACTCGTGTTGGACTCCTCGACCCCGGCGGTGACCGCCGCGCTGGCGGAGATCACCGCCGACGCGGTCTCGCCGCGCGGCGAGCGCAGTGTCGTCGACGCCCGGGCCCACGGCGAACTGCTCGCGCCGCAGGTCTCCGAGGTGCTCGCCGAGGCCGGCGCCCGGCCGGCCGACCTGGCCGCCGTGGTGGCCGGGGTCGGACCCGGGCCCTTCACCGGGCTGCGGGTCGGCCTGGTCACGGCGGCCACCATGGGACAGGTGCTGGGCATCCCCACCTACGGCGTGCCCTCGCTCGACGCCATCGGGTGGGCCGCGACCCATCCCCGGTCCGGCGCCGCCCCCGAGGTCGGGCCGGTGCTGGCAGCCACCGACGCCCGCCGCCGGGAGATCTACTGGGCCGTCTACGACCTGGCCGGCGAGCGGCTGGCCGGGCCCGAGGTCGACGTCCCGGCCGCCGTCGCGCAGCGGGCCCGGGACCTCGGCGTCCGGGTCGCGGTCGGCGAGGGAGCCCACCGGTACGCCGACATCCTCGGACTACCGCCGCGAGCCGGCCTGGACTACCCCCCGCCGTACGCCCTGGCGGAGCTGGCGGCCGAGCGGGTCCGGGCCGGCGCCCCCGGTGAGCAGCTCACACCGCTCTACCTGCGCCGGCCCGACGCCGTGGCGGCGACCGGCCGCAAACCGGTCCTGCGGTGA
- the rimI gene encoding ribosomal protein S18-alanine N-acetyltransferase yields the protein MTRLSPFRWWHISEALLIEADLFGAEQWSAAMFWNELANGHHYVAALDSTDALVGYAGLALAPPDEAWVQNVAVRRDAQRSGIGRMLLVELLAEANRHGVRRVLLEVAVDNAPAQRLYATYGFEPVGVRRGYYQPSNTDALVMQLELERANNG from the coding sequence GTGACCAGGCTGAGCCCGTTCCGCTGGTGGCACATCTCCGAGGCGCTGCTGATCGAGGCGGACCTCTTCGGCGCCGAGCAGTGGTCGGCGGCGATGTTCTGGAACGAACTGGCGAACGGGCACCACTACGTCGCGGCGCTGGACTCCACCGACGCGCTCGTCGGCTACGCGGGGCTCGCCCTCGCCCCGCCGGACGAGGCGTGGGTGCAGAACGTGGCGGTACGCCGGGACGCCCAGCGCAGCGGCATCGGCCGGATGCTGCTGGTCGAACTGCTGGCCGAGGCGAACCGGCACGGCGTACGCCGGGTACTGCTGGAGGTGGCGGTGGACAACGCACCGGCCCAGCGCCTCTACGCGACGTACGGCTTCGAACCGGTCGGCGTGCGGCGCGGCTACTACCAACCGAGCAACACCGACGCACTGGTGATGCAGCTCGAACTGGAGCGGGCGAACAATGGCTGA
- the tsaD gene encoding tRNA (adenosine(37)-N6)-threonylcarbamoyltransferase complex transferase subunit TsaD produces MADEPLILGIETSCDETGVGVVRGHTLLADALASSVDEHARFGGVVPEVASRAHLEAIVPTMRRALDDAGVTLADIDAIAVTAGPGLAGALLVGVAAAKGYALAAEKPVYGVNHLAAHVAVDTLEHGPLPEPAIALLVSGGHSSLLLVDDLATGVTPLGATIDDAAGEAFDKVARLLGLPFPGGPPIDREARAGTPDAIAFPRGLTAPKDLAAHRFDFSFSGLKTAVARWVEAKQRAGEPVPVPDVAASFQEAVCDVLTSKAIAACRDRGVETLVLGGGVAANSRLRALAEERAAKHGIRVRVPRPKLCTDNGAMVAALGSHLVAAGVAPSRLDLPADSAMPLTIVSV; encoded by the coding sequence ATGGCTGACGAACCCCTGATCCTCGGGATCGAAACGTCCTGCGACGAGACCGGCGTCGGTGTCGTACGCGGGCACACCCTGCTCGCCGACGCGCTGGCGTCCAGTGTGGACGAGCACGCCCGGTTCGGCGGGGTGGTGCCGGAGGTGGCCAGCCGGGCCCACCTGGAGGCGATCGTGCCCACCATGCGGCGCGCGCTGGACGACGCCGGGGTGACCCTGGCGGACATCGACGCGATCGCCGTCACCGCCGGCCCCGGGCTCGCCGGTGCGCTGCTGGTCGGGGTGGCCGCCGCCAAGGGCTACGCGCTGGCCGCCGAGAAGCCGGTGTACGGGGTCAACCACCTGGCCGCGCACGTCGCGGTGGACACCCTGGAACACGGCCCGCTGCCCGAGCCGGCGATCGCGCTGCTGGTCTCCGGCGGGCACTCCTCGCTGCTGCTGGTGGACGACCTGGCGACCGGGGTCACCCCGCTCGGCGCGACCATCGACGACGCCGCCGGAGAGGCGTTCGACAAGGTGGCCCGGCTGCTCGGGTTGCCGTTCCCGGGCGGCCCGCCGATCGACCGGGAGGCCCGGGCCGGCACTCCGGACGCGATCGCCTTCCCGCGCGGGCTGACCGCCCCGAAGGACCTCGCCGCGCACCGGTTCGACTTCTCCTTCTCCGGCCTCAAGACCGCGGTCGCCCGCTGGGTCGAGGCGAAGCAGCGGGCCGGTGAGCCGGTACCGGTACCGGACGTGGCCGCGTCGTTCCAGGAGGCGGTCTGCGACGTACTCACCAGCAAGGCGATCGCGGCCTGCCGGGACCGGGGCGTCGAGACGCTGGTACTCGGCGGCGGTGTCGCGGCGAACTCCCGGCTGCGGGCGCTGGCCGAGGAACGGGCGGCGAAACACGGCATCCGGGTCCGGGTACCCCGGCCCAAGCTCTGCACCGACAACGGTGCGATGGTCGCGGCGCTCGGCTCCCACCTGGTGGCCGCCGGCGTGGCCCCGAGCCGGCTGGACCTGCCCGCCGATTCCGCGATGCCGCTCACGATCGTCAGCGTGTAG
- a CDS encoding ABC transporter ATP-binding protein: MRPLPVPDPGVPDRRSATRFLLWLAARIWPTLGWGMGLAVVAFVGQALMPAVLGRAIDAGLIARDTDALLRWGLVLLSLGVAQAIVGIVRHRFATFNWLAGAYRTVQITVDHANRLGATLPKRLATGEVVSIGTADINHIGGALDILSRGTGSLFAVLTITVILLATSVPLGLVVVLGVPVLMAVVAVLIRPLHRRQEAYRDQQATLTTRASDIVAGLRVLRGVGGEAVFSARYRAESQALRHGGVRVARVEALLEATQVLMPGIFLVLVTWLGARFALRGEITVGQLVSFYGYTVFLIGPLRMLTELIDRITRGHVSARRVVSMLDLRPGITDPEHPVALPDGPGELVDVESGVTVRPGRLTALAAAAPQDAVAIADRLGRYVDSEATLRGVPLRKLTLGTVRRRIMVADNDARLFSGPLRAELNPHDRADDETIAAALDAASATDIVAALPGGLAGRVAERGREFSGGQQQRLRLVRALVADPEILILVEPTSAVDAHTEARIADRLGPARRGRTTLVCTTSPLVLDRADHVVLVSDGKAVAEGGHRELLDTEPRYAAVVTRSEED; this comes from the coding sequence ATGCGCCCCCTACCCGTCCCCGACCCGGGTGTGCCCGACCGGCGTTCGGCGACCAGGTTCCTGCTCTGGCTCGCCGCGCGGATCTGGCCCACCCTCGGCTGGGGGATGGGACTGGCCGTGGTCGCCTTCGTCGGCCAGGCCCTGATGCCGGCCGTACTGGGCAGGGCGATCGACGCCGGTCTGATCGCCCGGGACACCGACGCGCTGCTGCGGTGGGGGCTGGTGCTGCTCTCCCTCGGCGTGGCCCAGGCGATCGTCGGGATCGTCCGGCACCGGTTCGCCACCTTCAACTGGCTGGCCGGGGCGTACCGGACGGTGCAGATCACCGTCGACCACGCCAACCGGCTCGGCGCGACCCTGCCCAAGCGGCTCGCCACCGGCGAGGTGGTCAGCATCGGCACCGCCGACATCAACCACATCGGCGGCGCGCTCGACATCCTCTCCCGGGGCACCGGCTCGCTCTTCGCGGTGCTCACCATCACCGTGATCCTGCTCGCCACCTCCGTCCCGCTCGGCCTGGTGGTGGTGCTCGGGGTACCGGTGCTGATGGCTGTGGTCGCCGTGCTCATCCGGCCACTGCACCGACGGCAGGAGGCGTACCGGGACCAGCAGGCGACCCTGACCACCCGGGCCAGCGACATCGTCGCCGGGCTACGGGTGCTGCGCGGGGTCGGCGGCGAGGCGGTCTTCTCGGCACGGTACCGGGCGGAGTCGCAGGCGCTGCGGCACGGCGGCGTACGGGTGGCCCGGGTGGAGGCGCTGCTGGAGGCCACCCAGGTCCTGATGCCCGGCATCTTCCTGGTGCTGGTCACCTGGCTCGGCGCCCGGTTCGCCCTCCGGGGCGAGATCACCGTCGGGCAGCTCGTCTCCTTCTACGGCTACACCGTCTTCCTGATCGGTCCACTCCGGATGCTGACCGAGCTGATCGACCGGATCACCCGGGGGCACGTCTCGGCCCGTCGGGTGGTCTCCATGCTCGACCTGCGACCGGGGATCACCGATCCGGAGCATCCGGTCGCGCTGCCGGACGGCCCCGGTGAGCTGGTCGACGTCGAGTCCGGGGTGACGGTGCGGCCCGGCCGGCTGACCGCGCTCGCCGCCGCCGCACCGCAGGACGCGGTCGCCATCGCCGACCGGCTCGGCCGGTACGTCGACAGCGAGGCGACGCTGCGCGGCGTACCCCTGCGGAAGCTGACGCTGGGCACGGTCCGGCGCCGGATCATGGTGGCCGACAACGACGCGCGGCTCTTCTCCGGGCCGCTCCGCGCGGAGCTAAACCCGCACGACCGGGCCGACGACGAGACGATCGCGGCGGCCCTGGACGCGGCGAGCGCCACCGACATCGTGGCGGCGCTGCCGGGCGGGCTGGCCGGCCGGGTCGCCGAGCGGGGCCGGGAGTTCTCCGGCGGGCAGCAGCAGCGGTTGCGGCTGGTCCGGGCCCTGGTCGCCGACCCGGAGATCCTCATCCTGGTCGAGCCGACCAGCGCGGTCGACGCGCACACCGAGGCGCGGATCGCGGACCGGCTCGGCCCGGCCCGGCGCGGCCGGACCACCCTGGTCTGCACCACCAGCCCGCTGGTGCTGGACCGGGCCGACCACGTGGTCCTGGTCTCCGACGGCAAGGCGGTGGCCGAGGGCGGGCACCGCGAACTGCTCGACACCGAGCCGCGCTACGCCGCCGTCGTGACCCGCAGCGAGGAGGACTGA